The following coding sequences lie in one Rutidosis leptorrhynchoides isolate AG116_Rl617_1_P2 chromosome 4, CSIRO_AGI_Rlap_v1, whole genome shotgun sequence genomic window:
- the LOC139844678 gene encoding protein RICE SALT SENSITIVE 3-like: protein MEEMQLNQVAVTHLLQHTLRSFCIHENSQWVYAVFWRILPRNYPPPKWDGVAYDRSRSNRRNWILVWEDGFCNFAAATTTTTTDINPGDCSSSVYADHEYQQSQGLQPELFFKMSHEIYNYGEGLIGKVAADHSHKWIYKEASDQEINFLSAWHNSADSHPRTWEAQFQSGIKTIALIAVREGVIQLGSMHKVTEDLSYMVLLRKKFSYIESIPGVLLPHPSSSSTYTLKAEGYNTSEAWHYQGGNLSMVPPPEFCHRYNNYNPPPLNNITPSMSSLEALLSKLPSVVPVSSSSPPVPPFCEAAQPQYLAEVSRPPMTEYWGVAAKEEVEAEDDVKDGGECSSSMTCYDNQEHYNYGYHHHHDLNVSSCMNNNGY from the exons ATGGAAGAGATGCAGCTAAACCAAGTAGCAGTAACTCATCTGCTTCAACATACATTAAGAagtttttgcattcatgaaaactcACAATGGGTTTATGCAGTTTTCTGGAGAATCTTGCCAAGAAACTACCCTCCACCCAA GTGGGATGGTGTAGCATATGATAGGTCAAGAAGCAACAGGAGAAATTG GATATTGGTATGGGAAGATGGTTTCTGTAATTttgcagcagcaacaacaacaacgacaacagatATAAACCCTGGAGATTGTTCTTCATCAGTTTATGCTGATCATGAATACCAACAATCTCAAGGCCTTCAACCTGAACTCTTCTTCAAGATGTCCCATGAAATTTACAATTACGGCGAAGG attaATTGGAAAAGTAGCAGCAGATCATAGTCATAAGTGGATATACAAAGAGGCAAGTGATCAAGAAATCAATTTTTTGTCTGCTTGGCACAATTCAGCTGACTCA CATCCAAGGACATGGGAAGCTCAGTTTCAGTCTGGCATAAAG ACCATTGCTTTAATTGCTGTTAGGGAAGGTGTCATTCAACTAGGATCCATGCACAAG GTAACTGAAGACTTGAGCTATATGGTACTACTAAGAAAAAAGTTCAGCTACATAGAAAGCATCCCAGGAGTATTATTGCCACACCCATCATCATCTTCAACGTACACACTTAAAGCAGAAGGGTACAACACCTCTGAAGCATGGCATTATCAAGGTGGCAACTTATCAATGGTGCCACCACCTGAATTTTGTCACAGGTACAATAATTACAACCCACCACCATTGAATAATATAACTCCTTCAATGAGCAGCCTTGAAGCACTTCTGTCCAAACTACCATCAGTTGTGCCGGTTTCTTCATCATCACCGCCCGTCCCACCGTTTTGTGAGGCGGCACAACCGCAATACTTGGCGGAGGTAAGCAGGCCGCCGATGACGGAGTATTGGGGTGTGGCGGCAAAAGAAGAGGTTGAAGCGGAGGATGATGTAAAAGATGGTGGAGAGTGTAGTAGTTCAATGACTTGTTATGATAATCAAGAACATTATAATTAtgggtatcatcatcatcatgatttgAATGTAAGCAGTTGCATGAACAataatggttattag